Proteins encoded in a region of the Pseudomonas sp. PDNC002 genome:
- a CDS encoding pitrilysin family protein, with protein sequence MRWLFLPLLSLLLSAWSHADQRQTVEAYQLENGMGVLFKPTREKGHVSIRLIVGVGFSDFACAQRQLPHLMEHLFFSGLDGGDEADLEARMQALGGQWNAYTSEGDTAFVVESPASTQRQVLDLLLEIITRTQLDNRKIESTKQVLVREDGGHYSHLQRWLDHQNVSRAGQEQLAVELGLSCAERAPVDNLTQAQLEQLRKDWYVPSNMTLIIVGDLDPRLPVYLSRTYGALVDHDTPERRDLPEMKGTAERERSLTTGLFGESAVLHWIFPEPADADGAALDLLQAYLNDALYTELRVRRELSYGPWSERTAWANQGFLSLNADVEREDQQVTQRAMRELVDKIRHDGLDPQRFARIQRVARAQLAWSTPGNSTLADYYWGALADFDDGHFPDEDKRLAKVSLKQANAVAQQVFKDEGYLRIEKPLLDDDMVYPLAALGALLLAGLIGLALWRRRG encoded by the coding sequence ATGCGTTGGTTGTTCCTCCCCCTGCTGTCCCTCCTGCTCAGTGCCTGGTCCCATGCCGACCAGCGCCAGACGGTCGAGGCCTATCAGCTGGAAAACGGCATGGGCGTGCTGTTCAAGCCCACCCGCGAGAAGGGCCACGTCTCGATCCGCCTGATCGTCGGCGTCGGTTTCAGCGATTTCGCCTGCGCCCAGCGGCAGTTGCCGCACCTGATGGAGCACCTGTTCTTCAGCGGCCTGGATGGCGGCGATGAGGCCGATCTCGAGGCGCGCATGCAGGCGCTGGGCGGCCAGTGGAACGCCTACACCAGCGAGGGCGACACCGCCTTCGTCGTCGAATCCCCCGCCAGCACGCAGCGCCAGGTCCTCGACCTGTTGCTGGAGATCATCACGCGCACCCAGCTGGACAACCGCAAGATCGAGTCCACCAAGCAGGTGCTGGTGCGCGAGGATGGCGGGCACTACTCGCATCTGCAGCGTTGGCTCGACCACCAGAACGTCAGCCGTGCCGGGCAAGAGCAACTGGCCGTCGAGCTAGGCCTGTCCTGCGCCGAGCGCGCACCTGTGGATAACCTCACCCAGGCGCAGTTGGAGCAGTTGCGCAAGGACTGGTACGTGCCCAGCAACATGACGCTGATCATCGTTGGCGACCTCGATCCGCGCCTGCCGGTCTACCTGAGCCGCACCTATGGCGCCCTGGTCGACCACGACACACCGGAGCGTCGCGACCTGCCGGAGATGAAGGGCACCGCCGAGCGCGAGCGCAGCCTGACCACCGGCCTGTTCGGCGAGAGCGCGGTGCTGCACTGGATTTTCCCCGAACCGGCAGACGCCGACGGCGCCGCGCTCGATCTGCTGCAGGCCTACCTGAACGATGCGCTGTACACCGAACTGCGCGTGCGCCGCGAACTGTCCTACGGCCCGTGGAGCGAACGCACGGCCTGGGCTAACCAGGGATTCCTCAGCCTCAATGCCGACGTCGAGCGCGAAGACCAGCAGGTCACCCAGCGGGCGATGCGGGAGCTTGTGGACAAGATTCGCCACGACGGCCTCGACCCGCAACGCTTCGCGCGCATCCAGCGCGTGGCACGGGCGCAACTGGCCTGGAGCACGCCGGGCAACTCGACGTTGGCGGACTATTACTGGGGCGCCCTGGCGGACTTCGATGACGGCCACTTCCCCGACGAGGACAAACGCCTGGCCAAGGTCAGCCTGAAGCAGGCCAATGCGGTGGCGCAGCAAGTGTTCAAGGACGAAGGCTATCTGCGGATCGAGAAGCCGCTGCTGGATGACGACATGGTCTATCCACTGGCAGCGCTGGGCGCGCTGCTGCTCGCAGGCTTGATCGGACTGGCGCTGTGGCGCCGGCGAGGCTGA
- a CDS encoding GNAT family N-acetyltransferase, with product MIPNPTAELAALGAAGADHWIETLDDGSHVLIRPLRSEDRERERLFLERLSPMTRKFRFHGEVKIDDKLLDRLMDVDYQTTMAFIALTHVDGELREVGISRYAAVDNQQCECAVTVADDFKQLGLGLALMRHLIDVAKRNGFAQMYSIDSSMDRDMRDMARELGFRAQVDPDDSCQVIRRLAL from the coding sequence ATGATCCCCAACCCCACCGCCGAGCTTGCAGCCCTCGGGGCTGCTGGCGCCGATCACTGGATAGAAACCCTCGACGACGGCAGCCATGTGCTGATCCGCCCGCTGCGCTCGGAAGACCGTGAGCGCGAGCGTCTGTTCCTCGAGCGCCTGTCGCCCATGACCCGCAAGTTCCGCTTCCACGGGGAAGTGAAGATCGACGACAAGCTCCTCGATCGCCTGATGGATGTGGATTACCAGACCACCATGGCCTTTATCGCCCTGACCCACGTGGACGGCGAGCTGCGCGAAGTCGGCATCAGCCGTTACGCGGCTGTGGATAACCAGCAGTGCGAATGCGCGGTGACCGTTGCCGACGACTTTAAGCAGTTGGGTCTGGGCCTCGCGCTGATGCGCCACCTGATCGACGTGGCCAAGCGCAATGGCTTCGCGCAGATGTATTCGATCGATTCGTCCATGGACCGCGACATGCGCGACATGGCGCGTGAACTGGGCTTCCGTGCGCAGGTCGATCCGGACGACTCCTGCCAGGTGATCCGCCGCCTCGCACTCTGA
- a CDS encoding MFS transporter: MASNNSKAKAVFRVVSGNFLEMYDFMVYGFYATAIAKTFFPGDDPFASLMLSLATFGAGFLMRPLGAIFLGAYIDRHGRRQGLIITLGLMAMGTLLIAFVPGYGTLGVAAPLLVLLGRLLQGFSAGVELGGVSVYLAEIATPGKRGFFVSWQSASQQVAVVFAGLLGVILNHWLSPQDMGEWGWRVPFFVGCLIVPALFIIRRSLEETPEFQKRKHRPSLTEVLRSIGQNFGLVLAGTAMVVMTTVSFYLITAYTPTFGKNELHLSDFDSLLVTMCIGLSNFIWLPVMGALSDRIGRKPLLLAATVLALVTAYPMLSWLVAEPSFARLLEVELWLSFLYGSYNGAMVVALTEVMPADVRTTGFSLAYSLATATFGGFTPAVCTWLIHTLDNKAAPGIWLSGAAALGLLATLVLFRKGARVREGALSAASA; this comes from the coding sequence ATGGCCTCGAACAATTCCAAAGCCAAAGCCGTCTTCCGAGTGGTGAGCGGCAACTTCCTCGAGATGTACGATTTCATGGTGTATGGCTTCTATGCCACCGCCATCGCCAAGACCTTCTTTCCCGGCGACGACCCCTTCGCCTCCCTGATGCTGTCGCTGGCGACCTTCGGCGCCGGCTTCCTGATGCGCCCGCTGGGCGCGATCTTCCTCGGCGCCTACATCGACCGCCACGGTCGCCGCCAGGGCCTGATCATCACCCTGGGCCTGATGGCCATGGGCACCCTGCTGATTGCCTTCGTCCCCGGCTACGGCACCCTGGGTGTCGCCGCGCCGTTGCTGGTGCTGCTGGGCCGCCTGCTGCAGGGCTTCTCCGCCGGCGTCGAGCTGGGCGGGGTGTCGGTGTACCTCGCCGAAATCGCCACTCCCGGAAAACGCGGCTTCTTCGTCAGCTGGCAGTCCGCGAGCCAACAGGTCGCGGTGGTCTTCGCCGGGCTGCTGGGCGTGATCCTCAACCACTGGCTCAGTCCCCAGGACATGGGCGAGTGGGGCTGGCGCGTCCCCTTCTTCGTTGGCTGCCTGATCGTCCCGGCGCTGTTCATCATTCGCCGTTCCCTGGAGGAGACACCGGAGTTCCAGAAGCGCAAGCATCGCCCGAGCCTCACGGAAGTGCTGCGCTCCATCGGCCAGAACTTCGGCCTGGTGCTGGCCGGTACCGCGATGGTGGTGATGACCACCGTGTCGTTCTACCTGATCACCGCCTACACCCCGACCTTCGGCAAGAACGAGCTGCACCTGTCGGACTTCGACAGTCTGCTGGTGACCATGTGCATCGGCCTGTCCAACTTCATCTGGCTGCCGGTGATGGGGGCGCTATCCGACCGCATTGGGCGCAAGCCGTTGCTGCTGGCGGCCACTGTGCTGGCGCTGGTCACCGCGTATCCGATGCTGTCCTGGCTGGTGGCCGAGCCGAGCTTCGCGCGCCTGCTGGAAGTGGAGCTGTGGCTGTCCTTCCTCTATGGCAGCTACAACGGCGCCATGGTCGTCGCGCTGACCGAAGTGATGCCGGCCGACGTGCGCACCACCGGTTTCTCCCTGGCCTACAGCCTCGCCACGGCCACCTTCGGCGGCTTCACTCCGGCGGTCTGCACCTGGCTTATCCACACCCTGGACAACAAGGCCGCGCCGGGTATCTGGCTCAGCGGCGCAGCGGCACTCGGCCTGCTCGCCACCCTGGTGTTGTTCCGCAAGGGCGCGCGCGTGCGCGAAGGCGCATTGTCCGCCGCGAGTGCCTGA
- a CDS encoding spore maturation protein, protein MLNGLWLSFFIVAAVTALSRWLLGGDAGVFAAMVESLFAMAKLSVEVMVLLFGTLTLWLGFLRIAEKAGLVEKLAVLLGPLFRRLMPEVPAGHPAIGLITLNFAANGLGLDNAATPIGLKAMKALQELNPSSTTASNAQILFLVLNASSLTLLPVTIFMYRAQQGAADPTLVFLPILLATSASTLVGLLSVAVMQRLRLWDPVVLAYLIPGALALGAFMALLAGLSATALAQLSSLLGNLTLFGIIMLFLVVGWLKKVPVYETFVEGAKEGFDVAKSLLPYLVAMLCAVGVLRASGALEMALGGIRWLVEGVGWDTRFVDALPTALVKPFSGSAARAMLLETMQSHGVDSFPALVAATVQGSTETTFYVLAVYFGAVGIQRARHAVGCALLADLAGVLASIGVCYWFFA, encoded by the coding sequence ATGCTCAACGGCCTGTGGCTGAGCTTCTTCATTGTCGCGGCGGTGACCGCGCTTTCCCGCTGGCTGCTCGGGGGCGACGCTGGCGTGTTCGCCGCCATGGTGGAAAGCCTGTTCGCCATGGCCAAGCTGTCGGTGGAAGTCATGGTGCTGCTGTTCGGCACCCTGACCCTGTGGCTGGGCTTCCTGCGCATCGCCGAGAAGGCCGGCCTGGTGGAGAAGCTCGCCGTGCTGCTCGGCCCGCTGTTCCGTCGCCTGATGCCGGAAGTCCCCGCCGGCCACCCGGCCATCGGCTTGATCACCCTGAACTTCGCCGCCAACGGCCTGGGCCTGGACAACGCTGCCACCCCCATCGGCCTGAAGGCCATGAAGGCGCTGCAGGAGCTCAACCCCAGCAGCACCACCGCGAGCAACGCGCAGATCCTCTTCCTGGTGCTCAACGCCTCATCGCTGACCCTGCTGCCGGTGACCATCTTCATGTACCGCGCCCAGCAGGGCGCGGCGGACCCGACCCTGGTGTTCCTGCCGATCCTGCTGGCCACCAGCGCTTCGACGCTGGTCGGCCTGCTCAGCGTGGCGGTGATGCAGCGCCTGCGCCTGTGGGACCCGGTGGTGCTGGCCTATCTGATTCCTGGCGCCCTGGCGCTGGGCGCCTTCATGGCCTTGCTCGCCGGGCTGTCCGCCACGGCGCTGGCGCAGTTGTCCTCGCTGCTGGGCAACCTGACGCTGTTCGGCATCATCATGCTGTTCCTCGTCGTCGGCTGGCTGAAGAAGGTGCCGGTGTACGAAACCTTCGTCGAAGGTGCGAAAGAAGGCTTCGACGTCGCCAAGAGCCTGCTGCCGTACCTGGTGGCGATGCTCTGCGCGGTGGGTGTGCTGCGCGCATCCGGTGCGCTGGAAATGGCGCTCGGCGGGATTCGCTGGCTGGTCGAAGGCGTCGGCTGGGATACCCGCTTCGTCGACGCACTGCCCACCGCGCTGGTCAAGCCGTTCTCCGGCAGTGCGGCGCGGGCGATGCTGCTGGAAACCATGCAATCCCATGGCGTGGACAGCTTCCCCGCGCTGGTGGCGGCGACCGTGCAGGGCAGCACCGAGACGACCTTCTATGTGCTGGCGGTGTATTTCGGCGCGGTCGGCATCCAGCGCGCCCGTCATGCGGTGGGGTGTGCACTGCTCGCGGACCTGGCCGGCGTGTTGGCGTCGATCGGTGTCTGCTACTGGTTCTTTGCATAA
- the gltP gene encoding glutamate/aspartate:proton symporter GltP, whose translation MGKAKLSLAWQILIGLVLGIALGAALNHFSAEKAWWISNILQPAGDIFIRLIKMIVVPIVISSLIVGIAGMGDAKKLGRIGLKTIIYFEIITTVAIVVGLLLANIFQPGAGIDMSTLGTVDISQYAQTAKEVEHHHAFIETILNLIPSNIFAAMARGEMLPIIFFSVMFGLGLSSLPAPTREPLVKMFQGVAEAMFRVTHMIMRYAPIGVFALIAVTVANFGFASLLPLAKLVVLVYFAIAFFAFMVLGLAARLFGFSIIKLMRIFKDELVLAYSTASSETVLPRIIEKMEAYGAPKAVSSFVVPTGYSFNLDGSTLYQSIAAIFIAQLYGIDLSIGQQLMLVLTLMVTSKGIAGVPGVSFVVLLATLGSVGIPLEGLAFIAGVDRIMDMARTALNVIGNALAVLVISKWEGVYDAEKGARYWQAMQNGRVEAFLEGESADGKESPATH comes from the coding sequence ATGGGCAAAGCCAAGCTCAGCCTCGCCTGGCAGATCCTCATCGGCCTGGTACTCGGAATTGCACTGGGCGCCGCGCTCAACCATTTCAGCGCGGAAAAGGCCTGGTGGATCAGCAACATCCTCCAGCCGGCGGGCGACATCTTCATCCGCCTGATCAAGATGATCGTCGTTCCGATCGTCATCTCCTCGCTCATCGTCGGCATCGCCGGGATGGGTGACGCGAAGAAGCTCGGACGGATCGGTCTGAAGACCATCATCTACTTCGAAATCATCACCACGGTCGCCATCGTGGTCGGCCTGCTGCTGGCGAACATCTTCCAGCCCGGCGCCGGCATCGATATGAGCACCCTGGGCACTGTGGATATCTCCCAGTACGCGCAGACCGCCAAGGAAGTCGAACACCACCACGCGTTCATCGAGACCATCCTCAACCTGATCCCGTCGAACATCTTCGCGGCCATGGCGCGCGGCGAAATGCTGCCGATCATCTTCTTCTCGGTGATGTTCGGCCTGGGCCTGTCCTCGCTGCCGGCGCCGACCCGCGAGCCGCTGGTGAAGATGTTCCAGGGCGTGGCCGAGGCCATGTTCCGCGTCACCCACATGATCATGCGCTACGCCCCCATCGGCGTGTTCGCGCTGATCGCCGTGACGGTGGCCAACTTCGGCTTCGCCTCGCTGCTGCCGCTGGCCAAGCTGGTGGTGCTGGTGTACTTCGCCATCGCCTTCTTCGCCTTCATGGTGCTGGGCCTGGCCGCGCGGCTGTTCGGCTTCTCCATCATCAAGCTGATGCGCATCTTCAAGGATGAACTGGTCCTGGCGTATTCCACCGCCAGCTCCGAGACCGTGCTGCCGCGCATCATCGAGAAGATGGAAGCCTATGGCGCGCCCAAGGCAGTGAGCAGCTTCGTGGTGCCCACCGGCTACTCGTTCAACCTCGACGGCTCGACCCTGTACCAGAGCATCGCGGCGATCTTCATCGCCCAGCTCTACGGCATCGACCTGTCCATCGGCCAGCAGCTGATGCTGGTGCTGACCCTGATGGTCACCTCCAAGGGCATCGCCGGCGTGCCGGGCGTCTCCTTCGTGGTGCTGCTGGCCACCCTGGGCAGCGTGGGCATTCCGCTGGAAGGCCTGGCTTTCATTGCCGGCGTCGACCGCATCATGGACATGGCCCGTACCGCGCTGAACGTGATCGGCAACGCCCTGGCCGTGCTGGTGATCTCCAAGTGGGAAGGCGTGTACGACGCGGAGAAAGGCGCGCGCTACTGGCAGGCGATGCAGAATGGCCGCGTCGAAGCCTTCCTGGAAGGTGAAAGCGCCGACGGCAAGGAAAGCCCCGCCACTCACTGA
- a CDS encoding DUF3313 domain-containing protein: protein MTRRFVVPALLFAGTLALVGCSSQKPDSSQFSGFLGDYSQLKPAVSPSGEPVLRWIDPQLKLQNYSSVLVERPVYYPPPKPSANLDQKTLDEIPDYLKQQVELQLGSRYRIVQQADRDTLVLRTAISGVDVSNEGLHAYEVIPIALVVAATSTAIGTRDQDTEVYVEFEALDGATSKPVAKVVRKGAGKTLENSSTHLTLDDLKPVLDGWARDAANFKP from the coding sequence ATGACGCGACGCTTCGTAGTACCTGCCCTGCTCTTCGCGGGCACCCTGGCACTGGTCGGTTGTTCCAGCCAGAAGCCCGATTCCTCCCAGTTCTCCGGCTTCCTCGGCGACTACTCCCAGCTCAAACCCGCGGTTTCCCCCAGCGGCGAGCCGGTACTGCGCTGGATCGATCCGCAACTGAAGCTGCAGAACTACAGCTCGGTACTGGTCGAACGGCCGGTCTATTACCCACCGCCCAAACCCAGCGCCAATCTCGACCAGAAGACCCTCGATGAGATCCCGGACTACCTCAAGCAGCAGGTCGAGCTGCAGCTGGGCAGCCGCTACCGCATCGTCCAGCAGGCCGACCGCGACACGCTGGTGCTGCGCACGGCGATCAGCGGCGTGGATGTCTCAAATGAAGGCCTGCATGCGTACGAGGTCATTCCGATCGCACTGGTCGTGGCGGCGACGTCCACCGCCATCGGCACGCGCGATCAGGACACCGAGGTGTATGTGGAATTCGAAGCATTGGATGGCGCGACCAGCAAGCCGGTCGCCAAGGTGGTGCGCAAGGGCGCAGGCAAGACACTGGAGAACTCCAGTACCCACCTGACCCTCGACGATCTGAAGCCGGTGCTCGACGGCTGGGCGCGCGACGCGGCCAACTTCAAGCCCTGA